Proteins encoded together in one Micromonospora kangleipakensis window:
- a CDS encoding NCS2 family permease: MAIAPPDGGTPPDPTHPRNAVDRFFEISARGSTAGREVRGGLATFFTMAYIVVLNPLILGGAVDGAGRKLAIPALAAATALVAGLMTILMGVVGRFPMALAAGLGVNALVAFEIAPEMTWADAMGLVVIEGVVIGILVLTGLRTAVFRSVPTQLKTAIGVGIGLFLTLIGLVDAGFVRRLPDIANTTVPVGLGVSGKIVSWPMLVFVVGLLLTVVLVVRRVRGAILIGILTSTVLAIIVEAIGHIGPSFVNGKPNPKGWALNVPTLPEKIVDVPNLSLLGDFDVLGSWSRVGWLVPLMFVFTLLITDFFDTMGTMVAIGQEGGMLDERGTPPRAKEILLVDSIAAAAGGAASVSSNTSYIESAAGVAEGARTGVANLVTGGLFLLAMFLAPLAVVVPFEAASTALVVVGFLMMTAVRTIDWTDYEIAIPAFLTIVLMPFTYSISNGIGAGVITYVLVKLARGKAREIHPLLYAVAALFVLYFLRGPIESAVL; encoded by the coding sequence ATGGCCATTGCCCCGCCGGACGGCGGTACCCCGCCCGATCCCACCCACCCCCGCAACGCGGTCGACCGGTTCTTCGAGATCTCCGCCCGCGGTTCGACCGCGGGCCGCGAGGTACGCGGGGGCCTGGCCACCTTCTTCACGATGGCGTACATCGTGGTGCTCAACCCGCTCATCCTGGGCGGCGCCGTCGACGGTGCCGGCCGGAAGCTCGCCATCCCCGCGCTGGCCGCCGCGACCGCGCTGGTCGCCGGCCTGATGACCATCCTGATGGGGGTCGTCGGGCGGTTCCCGATGGCGCTCGCCGCCGGTCTCGGCGTGAACGCGCTGGTGGCGTTCGAGATCGCGCCGGAGATGACCTGGGCGGACGCCATGGGCCTGGTGGTGATCGAGGGTGTGGTGATCGGCATCCTCGTGCTCACCGGGCTGCGCACGGCGGTGTTCCGCTCGGTGCCGACCCAGCTCAAGACCGCGATCGGCGTCGGCATCGGTCTCTTCCTCACCCTCATCGGCCTGGTCGACGCCGGCTTCGTCCGGCGGCTGCCGGACATCGCCAACACCACCGTGCCGGTCGGCCTGGGCGTCAGCGGCAAGATCGTCAGCTGGCCGATGCTGGTCTTCGTGGTGGGCCTGCTGCTCACCGTGGTGCTGGTGGTCCGCCGGGTACGCGGCGCGATCCTGATCGGCATCCTCACCTCCACCGTGCTGGCGATCATCGTGGAGGCGATCGGCCACATCGGCCCGTCCTTCGTGAACGGGAAGCCCAACCCGAAGGGCTGGGCGTTGAACGTGCCGACGCTGCCGGAGAAGATCGTCGACGTCCCGAACCTCTCGCTGCTCGGCGACTTCGACGTGCTGGGCTCGTGGAGCCGGGTCGGCTGGCTGGTCCCGCTGATGTTCGTCTTCACCCTGCTGATCACGGACTTCTTCGACACCATGGGCACGATGGTCGCCATCGGCCAGGAGGGGGGCATGCTCGACGAGCGGGGCACCCCGCCGCGGGCGAAGGAGATCCTGCTGGTCGACTCGATCGCCGCGGCGGCGGGTGGTGCGGCCAGCGTCTCCAGCAACACGTCGTACATCGAGAGCGCGGCCGGTGTCGCGGAGGGCGCCCGGACCGGCGTGGCCAACCTGGTCACCGGCGGCCTGTTCCTGCTGGCCATGTTCCTGGCGCCGCTGGCCGTGGTGGTGCCGTTCGAGGCGGCCTCGACGGCGCTGGTGGTGGTCGGCTTCCTGATGATGACGGCGGTGCGGACCATCGACTGGACCGACTACGAGATCGCGATTCCCGCGTTCCTCACCATCGTGCTGATGCCGTTCACCTATTCGATCTCGAACGGCATCGGCGCCGGCGTCATCACCTACGTGCTGGTCAAGCTGGCGCGGGGGAAGGCGCGGGAGATCCACCCCTTGCTGTACGCGGTGGCGGCGCTCTTCGTGCTGTACTTCCTGCGCGGGCCGATCGAGTCCGCGGTGCTGTAG
- a CDS encoding MarR family winged helix-turn-helix transcriptional regulator, which translates to MTERTVTAKRVPPAQLAPQLRDAITRLNRRVRQARPVGDLTVTQLSALTSLKLAGALTPRELADIERVQPPTMTKIVAKLEERGLVQRTPHPTDGRQVILAPTEGGRAVLDQFERARNEWLASRLAALTEDERDTLRRAAEILQQLARA; encoded by the coding sequence GTGACGGAGCGGACGGTGACGGCGAAACGCGTGCCACCGGCGCAGCTGGCCCCTCAGCTGCGTGATGCGATCACCCGGCTCAACCGGCGGGTCCGACAGGCCCGACCGGTCGGCGACCTCACGGTCACCCAGCTCTCCGCGCTCACCAGCCTCAAGCTGGCGGGCGCGCTGACGCCCCGGGAACTGGCCGACATCGAGCGGGTGCAGCCGCCGACGATGACCAAGATCGTCGCGAAGTTGGAGGAGCGCGGCCTCGTGCAGCGCACCCCCCATCCGACCGACGGCCGGCAGGTCATCCTGGCGCCTACCGAGGGGGGACGGGCCGTGCTCGACCAGTTCGAGCGGGCCCGCAACGAGTGGCTGGCCAGCCGACTGGCCGCGCTCACGGAGGACGAACGCGACACGCTGCGGCGGGCCGCCGAGATCCTCCAGCAGCTCGCTCGCGCCTGA
- a CDS encoding MFS transporter, producing the protein MQAKLSTMFQSLRVRNYRLFATGQLIKLIGVWMMFIAQDWLVLELSDNSATALGVVTALQFTPVLLLTLLSGRLADRYDKRLLLFVANAFWTVLALGMSLLVLTGLVQLWHVFAFAVLLGVANAVETPVRQAFVSELVGMPLLPNALSLNAATFNSARIIGPALAGLAIAAFDVGPVFLFSALSSIAPLVNVVRMRATDLHRKDLPPVGERDQAKVIDGLRYVWRRADLLLPMALMSVVGMTLFNFQLTLAALAKTVFNTGAASFGLFSTALACGALAGALAGTGRRSRPSVWLVLGAAIGCASFGTLVGLAGAYWLVVALLLPTGFFMVFFAQAANQRVQLGVDAAFRGRVMALWVLVFLGTNPVGAPVIGWVAETFGAGASIWIGGLISLGAALLALTWQLRRSGARLRMRVLPMPRFYVVSPTGE; encoded by the coding sequence GTGCAGGCGAAGCTGAGCACGATGTTCCAGTCCCTACGAGTCCGTAACTACCGACTCTTCGCCACCGGACAGCTGATCAAACTGATCGGCGTCTGGATGATGTTCATCGCCCAGGACTGGCTCGTCCTCGAGCTCTCCGACAACTCCGCCACCGCGCTCGGCGTGGTCACCGCGCTCCAGTTCACCCCCGTACTGCTGCTCACCCTGCTCTCCGGCCGCCTCGCCGACCGGTACGACAAGCGGCTGCTGCTCTTCGTCGCCAACGCGTTCTGGACCGTGCTGGCGCTGGGGATGAGCCTCCTGGTGCTTACCGGGCTGGTGCAGCTATGGCACGTCTTCGCGTTCGCGGTCCTGCTCGGCGTGGCCAACGCGGTGGAGACCCCGGTCCGCCAGGCCTTCGTCTCCGAACTGGTCGGCATGCCGCTGCTGCCGAACGCGCTCTCCCTCAACGCGGCCACCTTCAACTCGGCCCGGATCATCGGCCCGGCCCTCGCCGGCCTGGCCATCGCCGCCTTCGACGTCGGCCCGGTCTTCCTCTTCAGCGCGCTCAGCTCGATCGCCCCGCTGGTCAACGTGGTCCGGATGCGCGCGACCGACCTGCACCGCAAGGACCTCCCGCCGGTCGGCGAGCGGGACCAGGCGAAGGTGATCGACGGGCTGCGCTACGTCTGGCGCCGGGCCGACCTGCTGCTGCCGATGGCCCTGATGTCCGTGGTCGGCATGACCCTGTTCAACTTCCAGCTCACCCTCGCCGCGCTCGCCAAGACCGTGTTCAACACCGGCGCCGCCTCGTTCGGCCTGTTCAGCACCGCCCTGGCCTGCGGCGCGCTGGCCGGAGCGCTGGCCGGCACCGGACGACGTAGCCGCCCGTCGGTCTGGCTGGTGCTCGGCGCGGCGATCGGCTGCGCCAGCTTCGGCACCCTGGTCGGGCTCGCGGGGGCGTACTGGCTGGTGGTGGCGCTGCTGCTGCCGACCGGGTTCTTCATGGTCTTCTTCGCCCAGGCCGCCAACCAGCGGGTCCAGCTCGGCGTCGACGCCGCCTTCCGCGGCCGGGTCATGGCGCTCTGGGTGCTGGTGTTCCTGGGCACCAACCCGGTGGGCGCGCCGGTGATCGGCTGGGTGGCCGAGACCTTCGGCGCCGGGGCGAGCATCTGGATCGGCGGGCTGATCTCGCTGGGCGCCGCGCTGCTCGCGCTCACCTGGCAGCTGCGCCGCTCCGGCGCCCGGCTCCGGATGCGGGTGCTGCCCATGCCGCGCTTCTACGTGGTGTCGCCCACCGGCGAGTGA
- the thpR gene encoding RNA 2',3'-cyclic phosphodiesterase translates to MRLFVAVYPPRPAVDDLTAQVAGLRVGAASTAGTNVRLADPAHAHLTLAFLGDVEEGRLVEVESTLGLAAETFRDGRDSSPRLRLGGGGSFGRGQFTVLWVDLRGDVEALAMLARLIRFGLRRARLPHDEKPFRAHLTIARPGDRIDRADVLADRETLANYLGPEWPASELVLVRSHPGPRPTYDRLATWPI, encoded by the coding sequence GTGCGGCTCTTCGTCGCGGTCTACCCGCCCCGGCCGGCGGTCGACGACCTGACCGCCCAGGTGGCCGGGCTCCGGGTGGGTGCCGCCTCCACCGCCGGCACCAACGTCCGGCTGGCCGACCCGGCCCACGCCCACCTCACCCTCGCCTTCCTCGGCGACGTCGAGGAGGGGCGGCTGGTGGAGGTGGAGAGCACGCTCGGCCTGGCCGCGGAGACGTTCCGGGACGGACGGGACAGCTCGCCCCGGCTGCGCCTCGGCGGTGGGGGGAGCTTCGGGCGGGGCCAGTTCACCGTGCTCTGGGTGGACCTCCGGGGTGACGTCGAGGCGCTGGCGATGCTGGCCCGGCTGATCCGGTTCGGGCTGCGCCGGGCCCGGCTGCCGCACGACGAGAAGCCGTTCCGGGCGCACCTGACCATCGCCCGCCCGGGCGACCGGATCGACCGCGCCGACGTGCTCGCCGACCGGGAGACCCTCGCCAACTACCTCGGGCCGGAGTGGCCGGCGAGCGAGCTGGTCCTGGTCCGCAGCCACCCGGGCCCGCGCCCCACGTACGACCGCCTCGCCACCTGGCCGATCTGA
- a CDS encoding aldo/keto reductase, which yields MEYTNLGRTGLSVSRLCLGTMNFGPQTTEPDSFAIMDRALEHGINFFDTANVYGWQLGEGITEQIIGRWFAQGGGRRDKVVLATKVYGKMGDWPNDQGLSARHIIRACEESLRRLQTDTIDLYQMHHISRTTPWEEIWQAMETLVAQGKVIYVGSSNFAGWHIAQAQAAAGRRNFLGLVSEQCIYNLMTRHVELEVVPAAQHYGLGIIPWSPLHGGLLAGVLRKMTEGGAARGTSGRAADALAEHRPTVEAYEKLCADLGHDPADVALAWLLSRPGVTAPIIGPRTLDQLDRTLGALEVDLDEATLKRLDELFPPVGNGGPGPEAWAW from the coding sequence ATGGAGTACACGAACCTGGGACGCACCGGTCTCTCGGTGAGCCGGCTCTGCCTCGGCACCATGAACTTCGGGCCGCAGACCACCGAGCCGGACAGCTTCGCCATCATGGACCGGGCGCTGGAACACGGGATCAACTTCTTCGACACCGCGAACGTCTACGGCTGGCAGCTCGGTGAGGGCATCACCGAGCAGATCATCGGCCGCTGGTTCGCCCAGGGCGGCGGTCGGCGCGACAAGGTCGTGCTGGCCACCAAGGTCTACGGCAAGATGGGCGACTGGCCCAACGACCAGGGCCTGAGCGCCCGGCACATCATCCGGGCCTGCGAGGAGTCGCTGCGCCGGTTGCAGACCGACACCATCGACCTCTACCAGATGCACCACATCTCCCGGACCACTCCGTGGGAGGAGATCTGGCAGGCGATGGAGACCCTGGTCGCCCAGGGCAAGGTCATCTACGTCGGATCGTCCAATTTCGCCGGTTGGCACATCGCGCAGGCGCAGGCGGCGGCGGGCCGGCGCAACTTCCTCGGCCTCGTCTCCGAGCAGTGCATCTACAACCTGATGACCCGGCACGTCGAGCTGGAGGTGGTCCCCGCCGCCCAGCACTACGGGCTGGGCATCATCCCCTGGTCGCCGCTGCACGGCGGGCTGCTCGCCGGGGTGCTGCGGAAGATGACCGAGGGCGGCGCGGCGCGCGGCACCAGCGGCCGCGCCGCCGACGCGCTCGCCGAGCACCGGCCGACCGTCGAGGCGTACGAGAAGCTCTGCGCCGACCTGGGCCACGACCCGGCCGACGTGGCGCTGGCCTGGCTGCTCTCCCGCCCCGGGGTGACCGCCCCGATCATCGGCCCGCGCACCCTCGACCAGCTCGACCGGACCCTCGGCGCGCTTGAGGTGGACCTCGACGAGGCGACGCTGAAGCGCCTCGACGAGCTCTTCCCCCCGGTCGGCAACGGCGGCCCCGGCCCGGAGGCCTGGGCCTGGTAG
- the sepH gene encoding septation protein SepH: MRPVRFVALSEDGQAMVLADEVGRLLALPIDERIASALHAEPGAAPLAVVPTAADPMPSLSPRDIQAKIRSGESAEDVARIAGVPVDRVLRYAGPVLQERAMLAQHARRTRLKGAEKPTPLAEVVNGRLAQHGIDTEKISWDAYRRDDGTWRIVATWPSGKATAQAVWDLDKLRQNVTPHDDMAQYLCAERPTPILGQEPAPERGGHALPGPSRGEPSRGGHGLPSAGEHARPGRDPIRAGRDALLASLDRPLGSTSGRGLDPRSPAAQDAPRQRAVGGGAAALLGGGQGSAFDDDSDAPKEVPAVPSLAVLRPRRTGAAAAAGGESTDASGKPRKRLPSWDDVLFGTGPAARESS; this comes from the coding sequence ATGCGCCCAGTACGCTTCGTCGCCCTCTCGGAGGACGGCCAGGCTATGGTGCTCGCCGACGAGGTCGGGCGCCTGCTCGCCCTCCCCATCGACGAACGCATCGCCTCGGCGCTGCACGCCGAGCCCGGCGCGGCCCCCCTCGCGGTGGTGCCGACCGCCGCCGACCCGATGCCGTCGCTCTCCCCGCGGGACATCCAGGCCAAGATCCGCTCCGGCGAGTCCGCCGAGGACGTCGCCCGGATCGCCGGCGTCCCGGTCGACCGCGTCCTGCGCTACGCCGGCCCGGTGCTCCAGGAGCGGGCCATGCTCGCCCAGCACGCCCGGCGCACCCGGCTGAAGGGCGCGGAGAAGCCGACCCCGCTGGCCGAGGTGGTCAACGGCCGGCTGGCCCAGCACGGCATCGACACCGAGAAGATCTCCTGGGACGCGTACCGGCGTGACGACGGCACCTGGCGCATCGTCGCCACCTGGCCGTCGGGCAAGGCCACCGCGCAGGCGGTCTGGGATCTCGACAAGCTCCGGCAGAACGTCACCCCGCACGACGACATGGCGCAGTATCTGTGCGCCGAGCGCCCCACCCCGATCCTCGGCCAGGAGCCGGCGCCGGAGCGGGGCGGCCACGCGCTGCCCGGCCCGTCGCGCGGCGAGCCCAGCCGGGGCGGGCACGGCCTGCCGTCGGCGGGCGAGCACGCGCGTCCGGGTCGGGACCCGATCCGGGCCGGGCGGGACGCGCTGCTCGCCTCGCTGGACCGGCCGCTCGGCTCGACCTCGGGGCGCGGGCTCGACCCGCGTTCGCCGGCCGCGCAGGACGCGCCCCGCCAGCGGGCGGTCGGCGGCGGGGCGGCGGCCCTGCTCGGCGGCGGTCAGGGCTCGGCGTTCGACGACGACTCGGACGCGCCGAAGGAGGTCCCGGCCGTACCGTCGCTGGCGGTGCTCCGACCGCGCCGGACGGGCGCGGCGGCGGCCGCTGGCGGCGAGTCCACGGACGCCTCCGGCAAGCCGCGCAAGCGGCTGCCGAGCTGGGACGACGTTCTCTTCGGCACCGGTCCGGCGGCCCGCGAGTCCTCCTGA
- the serC gene encoding phosphoserine transaminase — MADAPTIRIPDDIKPADGRFGCGPSKVRPAAVSALADVATSYLGTSHRQQTVRDQVARLRRGIAEFFALPEGYEVVIGNGGTTAFWEVATFGLVRDRAQFASFGEFGAKFAKSVKDAPFLGEPTVRKAEPGSAPTLVAEAGVDVYATPHNETSTGVAVPINRVAGADEGSLLLVDATSGAGGLDVNVGETDVYYFAPQKCFGSDGGLWLALMSPAALERATEIKASGRYIPAFLDLVTAIDNSRLEQTYNTPALATIFLAAEQTDWMNSQGGLSWAAKRTAESAGIVYGWAERSAVATPFVADPALRSNVVATIDFADGVDASAIAKVLRANGIVDTEPYRKLGRNQLRVALFPAVEPADVEALTACIDYVVERL; from the coding sequence GTGGCTGACGCACCGACCATCCGGATTCCCGACGACATCAAGCCCGCCGACGGGCGGTTCGGCTGCGGGCCGTCCAAGGTCCGTCCGGCGGCGGTGTCCGCCCTTGCCGACGTGGCCACCAGCTACCTGGGCACCTCGCACCGGCAGCAGACCGTCCGCGACCAGGTGGCCCGGCTCCGCCGGGGCATCGCCGAGTTCTTCGCCCTGCCCGAGGGGTACGAGGTGGTGATCGGCAACGGCGGCACCACCGCCTTCTGGGAGGTCGCCACCTTCGGCCTGGTCCGGGACCGGGCCCAGTTCGCCAGCTTCGGCGAGTTCGGCGCCAAGTTCGCCAAGTCGGTCAAGGACGCGCCGTTCCTGGGCGAGCCGACCGTCCGCAAGGCCGAGCCGGGCAGCGCGCCGACCCTGGTCGCCGAGGCGGGCGTGGACGTCTACGCCACCCCGCACAACGAGACCTCCACCGGCGTGGCCGTGCCGATCAACCGGGTGGCCGGCGCCGACGAGGGCTCGCTGCTGCTGGTCGACGCCACCTCCGGGGCCGGCGGCCTGGACGTCAACGTCGGCGAGACCGACGTCTACTACTTCGCCCCGCAGAAGTGCTTCGGCTCGGACGGCGGCCTCTGGCTGGCCCTGATGTCGCCGGCCGCACTGGAGCGGGCCACCGAGATCAAGGCGTCGGGCCGCTACATCCCGGCCTTCCTCGACCTGGTCACCGCGATCGACAACTCGCGGCTGGAGCAGACGTACAACACGCCCGCGCTGGCCACCATCTTCCTGGCCGCCGAGCAGACCGACTGGATGAACTCGCAGGGCGGCCTGTCCTGGGCGGCGAAGCGGACCGCCGAGAGCGCCGGCATCGTGTACGGCTGGGCCGAGCGCTCGGCGGTGGCCACCCCGTTCGTGGCCGACCCGGCGCTGCGCTCCAACGTGGTCGCCACCATCGACTTCGCCGACGGGGTGGACGCCTCGGCGATCGCCAAGGTGCTGCGCGCCAACGGCATCGTGGACACCGAGCCGTACCGGAAGCTGGGCCGCAACCAGCTCCGGGTCGCGCTCTTCCCGGCCGTCGAGCCGGCCGACGTGGAGGCGCTGACCGCCTGCATCGACTACGTGGTGGAGCGGCTCTAA
- a CDS encoding citrate synthase 2, producing the protein MSDFKPGLEGVVAFETEIAEPDREGGALRYRGVDIEDLIGQVSFGNVWALLVDGRFGPGLPPAEPFPVPVHSGDIRVDVQSAVAMLAPYWGLSQLLDISDEQAREDLARVSVTALSFVAQSARGLGLPAVPQKEIDKAETIVERFMKRWRGEPDPRHVKAVDAYFISAAEHGLNASTFTARIVASTGADAAACISSGIGALSGPLHGGAPSRVLTMLEAVERSGDAEGYVKGVLDRGERLMGFGHRVYRAEDPRARVLRRTAKELGAPRFEVAEALEKAALAELQARRPDRVLATNVEFWSAVVLDFAEVPAHMFTSMFTCARMGGWSAHILEQKKLQRLVRPSARYVGPGSRKPQQVEGWDAIPHGV; encoded by the coding sequence ATGTCGGACTTCAAACCGGGTCTGGAGGGCGTCGTAGCCTTCGAGACCGAGATCGCCGAACCGGACCGCGAGGGCGGCGCCCTGCGCTATCGCGGGGTCGACATCGAGGATCTGATCGGTCAGGTCTCGTTCGGCAACGTCTGGGCGCTGCTGGTCGACGGGCGGTTCGGCCCGGGCCTGCCGCCGGCCGAGCCGTTCCCCGTGCCGGTGCACTCCGGCGACATCCGGGTCGATGTGCAGTCCGCCGTCGCCATGCTCGCCCCGTACTGGGGGCTCAGCCAGCTCCTCGACATCTCCGACGAGCAGGCCCGCGAGGACCTCGCCCGGGTGTCGGTCACCGCGCTCTCCTTCGTCGCCCAGTCCGCCCGCGGTCTGGGCCTGCCGGCGGTGCCGCAGAAGGAGATCGACAAGGCGGAGACGATCGTCGAGCGGTTCATGAAGCGCTGGCGGGGTGAGCCCGACCCGCGGCACGTCAAGGCCGTCGACGCGTACTTCATCTCGGCCGCCGAGCACGGCCTGAACGCCTCCACGTTCACCGCCCGGATCGTCGCCTCCACCGGCGCCGACGCCGCGGCCTGCATCTCCTCCGGCATCGGCGCCCTCTCCGGCCCGCTGCACGGCGGCGCGCCGTCCCGGGTGCTCACCATGCTGGAGGCCGTCGAGCGCAGCGGCGACGCCGAGGGATACGTCAAGGGCGTCCTCGACCGGGGCGAGCGGCTGATGGGCTTCGGCCACCGGGTCTACCGGGCCGAGGACCCGCGCGCCCGCGTGCTGCGCCGCACCGCCAAGGAGCTGGGCGCGCCGCGCTTCGAGGTCGCCGAGGCGCTGGAGAAGGCCGCCCTGGCCGAGCTCCAGGCCCGTCGCCCGGACCGGGTGCTGGCCACCAACGTCGAGTTCTGGTCGGCCGTGGTGCTGGACTTCGCCGAGGTGCCGGCGCACATGTTCACCTCGATGTTCACCTGTGCCCGGATGGGCGGCTGGTCCGCGCACATCCTGGAGCAGAAGAAGCTCCAGCGGCTGGTCCGCCCGTCGGCCCGCTACGTCGGCCCGGGCAGCCGCAAGCCGCAGCAGGTCGAGGGCTGGGACGCCATCCCGCACGGCGTCTGA
- the pdxH gene encoding pyridoxamine 5'-phosphate oxidase → MRNEYAADQGLSEADLAPDWHTQFDRWFADAVAFPLPEPNAMVVATADAAGRPSGRTVLLKGYDPEGFVFYTNYGSRKGAEAAANPWVSLVFPWFAMQRQVVVTGQVERVDRAETEAYFASRPRGSQLGAWASAQSRVIPDRAALDDAFEAVAERFAGVEPIPAPPHWGGLRVRPESVEFWQGRASRLHDRLRFRRTDGGDWVTERLAP, encoded by the coding sequence ATGCGTAACGAGTACGCCGCCGACCAGGGCCTTTCCGAGGCGGATCTGGCGCCGGACTGGCACACCCAGTTCGACCGCTGGTTCGCCGACGCGGTCGCGTTCCCCCTCCCGGAGCCGAACGCCATGGTCGTCGCCACCGCCGACGCCGCCGGGCGCCCCAGCGGCCGGACCGTCCTGCTCAAGGGGTACGACCCGGAGGGCTTCGTCTTCTACACCAACTACGGCTCGCGCAAGGGCGCCGAGGCGGCCGCCAACCCGTGGGTCAGCCTGGTCTTCCCCTGGTTCGCGATGCAGCGCCAGGTGGTCGTCACCGGGCAGGTGGAGCGGGTCGACCGGGCGGAGACCGAGGCGTACTTCGCGAGCCGGCCGCGCGGCTCCCAGCTCGGTGCCTGGGCGAGCGCCCAGTCCCGGGTGATCCCCGACCGGGCCGCGCTGGACGACGCGTTCGAGGCGGTGGCCGAGCGCTTCGCCGGGGTCGAGCCGATCCCGGCGCCACCGCACTGGGGCGGGCTGCGGGTCCGCCCCGAATCGGTGGAGTTCTGGCAGGGGCGGGCCAGCCGGCTGCACGACCGGCTGCGGTTCCGGCGTACCGACGGCGGCGACTGGGTCACCGAGCGGCTGGCGCCGTGA
- a CDS encoding MFS transporter: MTGVKEARPRGGRRWAIDLRPLGVPAYRRVWLGNGVAMFGFQFTAVAVPVEMFMLTGGSLWVGLLGIAGFLPLLVFGLWGGAVADARDRRRVLLVGGGLLWASTLALLVQALFRVGSPVLLLVLVAVQSIAFAITSPARSAILPRLVPAELVPAASTLNFTTFTATSVFGPLTAGLIFATWRTDVGLPIAYAVDALLFTVSFWATLRLPAMPPEPDPDHAAIPRRAGLASIVDGFRYLATTPVLLLSFAIDLIAMVLAMPRALFPEVAHERFGGGAAVGWLYSAIAIGSMLGGLTSGWIGRLRRQGLALVVAVAGWGLAVAAAGLAGQLWLMVVLLGVAGAADLVSSVLRQSMLLIYAPDRMRGRLQGVNTVVVAGGPRLGDLRAGGVAAGFGAGVAWVGGGLAATALAVLLVVAFPALLRYRAAAAPAADRD; this comes from the coding sequence GTGACCGGAGTCAAGGAGGCCCGGCCGCGCGGGGGGCGCCGCTGGGCGATCGACCTGCGCCCGCTGGGTGTGCCCGCGTACCGGCGGGTGTGGCTCGGCAACGGCGTCGCGATGTTCGGTTTCCAGTTCACCGCCGTGGCCGTACCGGTGGAGATGTTCATGCTGACCGGCGGCTCGCTCTGGGTCGGGCTGCTCGGCATCGCCGGGTTCCTGCCGCTGCTGGTCTTCGGGCTCTGGGGCGGCGCCGTGGCCGACGCCCGGGACCGGCGGCGGGTGCTGCTCGTCGGCGGCGGGCTGCTCTGGGCGTCGACGCTGGCGCTGCTGGTGCAGGCGCTGTTCCGGGTGGGCAGCCCGGTGCTTCTCCTCGTGCTGGTGGCGGTGCAGTCGATCGCGTTCGCGATCACGTCGCCGGCCCGCAGCGCGATCCTGCCCCGCCTGGTGCCCGCCGAGCTGGTGCCGGCGGCGAGCACCTTGAACTTCACCACCTTCACGGCCACCTCGGTCTTCGGGCCGCTGACCGCCGGCCTGATCTTCGCCACCTGGCGGACCGACGTCGGACTGCCGATCGCGTACGCGGTGGACGCGCTGCTGTTCACCGTCTCGTTCTGGGCCACGCTGCGGTTGCCCGCGATGCCGCCCGAACCGGATCCGGACCACGCCGCGATCCCGCGCAGGGCCGGCCTGGCCAGCATCGTCGACGGGTTCCGCTACCTGGCCACCACCCCGGTGCTGCTGCTCTCGTTCGCCATCGACCTGATCGCGATGGTCCTGGCCATGCCCCGGGCGCTCTTCCCCGAGGTGGCGCACGAGCGCTTCGGCGGCGGTGCGGCGGTCGGCTGGCTCTACAGCGCGATCGCCATCGGGTCGATGCTCGGCGGGCTCACCTCCGGCTGGATCGGCCGGCTGCGCCGGCAGGGGCTGGCGCTGGTGGTGGCGGTGGCCGGCTGGGGGCTGGCCGTCGCCGCCGCCGGGCTGGCCGGCCAGCTCTGGCTGATGGTGGTGCTGCTCGGCGTGGCCGGCGCGGCCGACCTGGTCAGCTCGGTGCTTCGGCAGTCGATGCTGCTGATCTACGCGCCGGACCGGATGCGCGGCCGGCTCCAGGGGGTCAACACCGTCGTCGTCGCCGGTGGTCCGCGCCTGGGCGACCTGCGGGCCGGCGGGGTGGCGGCTGGCTTCGGCGCCGGCGTCGCCTGGGTCGGCGGCGGCCTCGCCGCGACCGCCCTCGCGGTGCTGCTGGTGGTGGCCTTCCCGGCCCTGCTCCGGTACCGGGCCGCCGCCGCGCCGGCCGCCGACCGGGACTGA